From Oryza brachyantha chromosome 9, ObraRS2, whole genome shotgun sequence, a single genomic window includes:
- the LOC102714672 gene encoding ribosomal RNA processing protein 36 homolog produces the protein MRGRSSRGPAVASTSSRREPEHEDPATSDDEVVSSSSGSERESDGDVERERELESALADVPFGELQRARADGSLGGRGLSTAAAAAAAAQKKVRRASRKRPMEISTKVRPPRLREIMQVPKKVVRDPRFEPIYGEVDKEGFRKRYNFLFDDELPAEKEKLQKSIKKSKDPNAIEEMKSRLTWIDKQLRSHPRKNVESEILREHIKKEREAAKTGKQPYYLKKSEIRERKLMNKYNELKEAGKLDAFMEKRRRKNASKDHRYMPYRRNGDAGA, from the exons atgAGAGGTCGGAGCAGCCGCGGCCCTGCGGTCGCGTCGACGTCGAGCCGGCGTGAGCCTGAGCACGAGGATCCGGCGACCTCCGACGACGAG GTGGTTTCCTCGTCGTCGGGGTCGGAGCGGGAGAGCGACGGTGACGTTGAGAGGGAGCGGGAGCTGGAGAGCGCGCTCGCGGACGTTCCGTTCGGTGAGCTGcagcgcgcccgcgccgacgGGTCGctcggcgggcgcgggcttagtaccgccgccgccgcggcggctgccgCGCAGAAGAAGGTTCGCAGGGCGAGCAGGAAAAG GCCGATGGAGATCAGCACCAAAGTGCGGCCGCCGAGGCTCAGAGAGATCATGCAGGTTCCGAAGAAG GTTGTAAGGGACCCAAGATTCGAACCTATATATGGAGAGGTTGACAAAGAAGG GTTCAGGAAAAGATACAATTTCTTATTTGATGATGAACTCCCTGCAGAAAAAGAG AAACTACAAAAATCGATCAAGAAATCGAAGGACCCTAATGCTATTGAAGAAATGAAGAGTCGCCTCACTTGGATT GATAAGCAATTGAGATCTCATCCTAGGAAGAATGTTGAGTCAGAGATTCTGCGTGAACATATtaagaaagagagggaagcAGCGAAGACTGGAAAACAGCCATATTATCTGAAGAAAT CTGAAATTCGTGAAAGGAAGTTGATGAACAAGTACAATGAGCTCAAG GAGGCTGGAAAGCTTGATGCCTTTATGGAGAAGCGACGGAGGAAGAATGCCTCCAAAGATCATCGCTACATGCCATATCGAAGAAATGGGGATGCTGGTGCATAA
- the LOC102714949 gene encoding F-box protein PP2-A13, whose product MGAVSSSARGGGGDGATALGDLPESCVAEVLLRLDPPEICRMARLSRTFRGAASGDGVWEAKLPTNYARLLAAAAADGNEEATAVEAETIPKKEVYARLCRRNRLNGGTKEFWLDKGGGGVCMSISSRALSITGIDDRRYWNFIPNDESRFHVVAYLSQIWWFEVRGEVEFCFPEGTYSLFFRLHLGRPFKRLGRRVYSSEHIHGWDIKPVRFQLSTSDGQQAQSKCYLTDPGVWINHHVGDFVVKSSDEPVKIQFAMVQIDCTHTKGGLCVDSVAVKPQYLAKKKAPRIYV is encoded by the exons ATGGGCGCCGTCAGCTCGTCGgcgagagggggagggggagatggGGCGACCGCACTGGGGGACTTGCCGGAGAGCTGCGTGGCGGAGGTGCTGCTCAGGCTGGACCCGCCGGAGATCTGCCGGATGGCGCGGCTCAGCCGCACGTTCCGCGGCGCCGCGTCCGGGGACGGCGTCTGGGAGGCCAAGCTGCCGACCAACTAcgcgcgcctcctcgccgccgccgccgctgacggCAACGAGGAAGCCACtgcggtggaggcggagacgaTCCCCAAGAAGGAGGTCTACGCGCGCCTCTGCCGCCGGAACCGATTGAACGGCGGCACCAAG GAGTTCTGGCTGGACAAGGGTGGTGGAGGTGTCTGCATGTCAATCTCTTCAAGGGCGCTTTCAATAACTGGCATTGATGATAGGAGATATTGGAACTTCATTCCAAATGATGAATCGAG GTTTCATGTGGTTGCCTACCTCTCACAAATTTGGTGGTTTGAGGTCAGAGGGGAGGTTGAATTCTGCTTCCCAGAAGGCACATATAGCCTGTTCTTCCGCCTTCATCTAGGAAGGCCATTCAAGCGACTTGGACGGCGTGTTTATAGCTCCGAGCACATCCATGGCTGGGACATAAAACCGGTGCGCTTCCAGTTATCAACTTCTGATGGACAGCAGGCTCAGTCCAAGTGCTACCTGACTGATCCCGGTGTCTGGATCAATCACCATGTTGGCGATTTTGTGGTGAAGAGCTCAGATGAACCGGTAAAGATCCAGTTTGCAATGGTTCAAATAGactgcacacacacaaaaggTGGACTCTGTGTCGATTCGGTGGCTGTAAAACCACAGTATCTTGCGAAGAAGAAAGCACCTCGGATATATGTGTAG